One genomic window of Eptesicus fuscus isolate TK198812 chromosome 6, DD_ASM_mEF_20220401, whole genome shotgun sequence includes the following:
- the PPID gene encoding peptidyl-prolyl cis-trans isomerase D gives MSHPSPQTKPSNPGNPRVFFDVDIGGERVGRIVLELFADIVPKTAENFRALCTGEKGIGSTTGKPLHFKGCPFHRIIKKFMIQGGDFSNQNGTGGESIYGEKFEDENFYYKHDQEGLLSMANAGCNTNGSQFFITTVPTPHLDGKHVVFGQVIKGMGVARILENVEVEGEKPAKLCVIAECGELKEGDDWGIFPKDGSGDNHPDFPEDADIDLKDVDKILLITEDLKNIGNTFFKSQNWEMAIKKYTKVLRYVEGSKAVTEQADRLKLQPVALSCMLNIGACKLKMSNWQGAVDSCLEALEIDPSNTKALYRRAQGWQGLKEYDQALADLKKAQEIAPEDKAIQAELLKVKQKIKAQKDKEKAAYAKMFA, from the exons ATGTCGCACCCGTCCCCCCAAACTAAGCCCTCCAACCCTGGTAACCCCCGAGTCTTTTTTGACGTGGACATCGGAGGCGAGCGAG ttggtCGAATTGTCTTAGAAttgtttgcagatattgtacccaAAACTGCAGAAAATTTTCGTGCATTGTGTACAGGAGAAAAAGGCATTGGATCCACCACTGGAAAACCTCTCCATTTCAAAGGTTGCCCTTTCCATCGAA tTATTAAGAAATTTATGATTCAGGGTGGAGACTTCTCAAATCAGAATGGGACAGGTGGAGAAAGTATTTATGGTGAAAAGTTTGAAGATGAAAATTTCTATTATAAG CACGACCAGGAGGGTTTATTGAGCATGGCAAATGCAGGCTGCAATACAAACGGTTCTCAGTTCTTCATCACAACAGTTCCAACTCCTCATTTGGATGGGAAACATGTGGTATTTGGCCAAGTAATTAAAGGAATGGGTGTGGCAAGAATCCTGGAAAATGTAGAAGTGGAAGGTGAAAAACCTGCCAAA TTGTGCGTTATTGCAGAATGTGGAGAATTGAAGGAAGGGGATGACTGGGGAATATTCCCAAAAGATGGTTCTGGTGATAATCATCCAGATTTCCCCGAGGATGCAGATATAGATTTAAAAGAC GtagataaaatattattaataacagAAGACTTAAAAAACATTGGAAATACTTTTTTCAAATCCCAGAACTGGGAGATGGCCATTAAAAAGTATACAAAGGTTTtaag ATATGTGGAAGGTTCAAAAGCTGTTACTGAGCAAGCAGATAGATTGAAGCTGCAACCTGTTGCTTTAAGTTGCATGCTGAATATTGGTGCTTGTAAACTAAAGATGTCAAATTGGCAGGGAGCAGTTGACAGTTGTTTGGAG GCTCTTGAAATAGATCCATCCAATACCAAAGCACTGTACCGCAGAGCTCAAGGATGGCAAGGATTGAAGGAATATGACCAAGCATTG GCTGATCTTAAGAAAGCTCAGGAGATAGCACCGGAAGATAAAG CTATCCAGGCAGAATTGCTGAAAGTCAAACAAAAGATAAAGGCACAGAAAGATAAAGAGAAGGCAGCGTATGCAAAAATGTTTGCTTAA